A stretch of DNA from Pseudonocardia hierapolitana:
CCGCGGCGGTGGAACACCGGTATCGGTGGCACGAGTTCGGCGACTCCTGCCTCCTCCTCCCGGCCCAGTCCACTCGTCGTAGTGGGTGACCGCTCACCGCACTTTCAGGGCATCGCCTTCGGTTGCCTCGAGCCGCCGAACGGCATCTGAGCTGCGCTGAATTGCAGTGCCTCCGCTTGTCGGGGGGCTGCCCGCCCCAATACTCTTTCGCCCAGCGTCACGATCCGATCACGTGCAACGACTGGACCGGACTCCCCACCCGGTCCCCGGACCCCCGACCGGCAGCGCGCGAACGGATCGCTCCCCAGCGCTGAAAGGGCTGTTACGTGGCAGGACACCGCTCCCCCCGTGGTGCTCGTGCGCCCCGCACCGCCGGATCCTCCGGCACCGGCCGCCACCAGGCGGCCCACCGGCCTGCGCCCGCCGGGCCGTCGCTCGGCACGACGGTGATCGCCACCACGGCCGCCGTCGGCGCGGTGGCCACCGGCGCGTTCACCGCGATCGTCCCGGCGCTGGACGACGGAACGGCCACCTCGGCGGCCGCCGACGCCCCTTACGACGCAGCGCTCGCCTCCGCCAGCACGGACCTCGACCCGGTCGCGGCAGTCGTCTCGATGGTCCCGGTCGAGCTGACCGCGGAGGCGGAGTCCGTCGAGGACCACGTGGCCCGCGTCGTACAGGCCGCCGACCTGGCCAAGCTGCACGCCGAGCAGGCCCGCGAGCAGGCCGAGCGGGAACGGGTCGCCGCCCTGATCGAGCGCGGCGGCGTCGACGGATGGATCGCGCAGGCCCTGCAGATCCTCGACCTGCCGCAGACGCTCGCCCCCGCCGTCAAGAAGATCGTGATGAAGGAGTCGGGCGGCAACCCGCGCGCGATCAACAACTGGGACTCCAACGCCCGCCGCGGCACCCCGTCCCAGGGCCTGATGCAGACGATCCCGACCACCTACAAGCACTACGTGCATCCCGAGCTCAAGA
This window harbors:
- a CDS encoding transglycosylase SLT domain-containing protein: MAGHRSPRGARAPRTAGSSGTGRHQAAHRPAPAGPSLGTTVIATTAAVGAVATGAFTAIVPALDDGTATSAAADAPYDAALASASTDLDPVAAVVSMVPVELTAEAESVEDHVARVVQAADLAKLHAEQAREQAERERVAALIERGGVDGWIAQALQILDLPQTLAPAVKKIVMKESGGNPRAINNWDSNARRGTPSQGLMQTIPTTYKHYVHPELKNRPITDPVANITAGIRYMIDNYGMKTLEAGGRTNSAGNYVGY